DNA from Halomonas sp. GFAJ-1:
GCTTGCCGCTAATGCTAGCCCCGAGCGTTTTGCCAGTCACGTCATGATTTGCCCATCGCCCTGTTTTTTAAATATGCCGCCGGACTATTACGGTGGTTTTGAAAAACACGACCTTGAAGAGCTGATTGATCTTATGGGGCGCAATTATATAGGGTGGGCTAATTACCTAGCACCCCTTGTAGTGGGCAGCGAAAACGCATCGGTATTCATTGATGAGCTTTCAAGCAGTTTTTGCTCTACCGATCCGGTGCTGGCGCAGACATTCGCGAAGGCTACGTTCTTTTCAGACTATCGCCATTTACTGCCACAAGCACAGCACGCTGCGCTTGTGCTTCAAAGCCAAGATGATGCGCTTGCCAACCCGGAAGTCGGTCGTTACATTCATGCGCAGATGCCTCAGAGCACGCTGCGCATAATGGAAAGCGAAGGGCACTGTATCCACATGACACACCCAGCGCTTGTTTTGCGAGAAATTCAGGCCTGGTTAGATGACTAATCGCTTCATGTGAATTAGTAACAAGAATGGCAGGTTGTTTTTGTAGAAGGCGCTGTTAATCAGCTTAGCTGATAGGTGGGTTCTGGCAGCGGACAAGTTGAGCTGTAGGATAATTGGTGGCTGTTTTAGCGGGGCGCGCACGGTCTACCTGAAACGACTGCATTAATGAGGAGATAGTTATGCAACCCAGTTGGCGCGAATGGATTCAAGGTCATCTAGAAGAAATTTTAACAGCAGTGCTGGCCGCCTTTTTCACGGCACTGATGTTTCGTGTAGGGATGGGCATGCTATTTTCGATTATCGCTGGCTTGGTAGTCGCCTATCTGATCCGTTTAGTGGCGGTGCCTAAGGCGGCCCAAGCCATAAAGCGGCGCATACCCATGTTTAACGACACCACCCTGTAACAAGCTTCCTTGGAAAGGCGCATTGATAAT
Protein-coding regions in this window:
- a CDS encoding sigma factor SigB regulation protein RsbQ, translating into MLRNNVTIIGTGEKTLMLAHGFGCDQNMWKYIAPQLKERYTLVLFDYVGSGHSQASAFSESRYSTLEGYALDVNEICEALDLNDVHFVGHSVSTSIGLLAANASPERFASHVMICPSPCFLNMPPDYYGGFEKHDLEELIDLMGRNYIGWANYLAPLVVGSENASVFIDELSSSFCSTDPVLAQTFAKATFFSDYRHLLPQAQHAALVLQSQDDALANPEVGRYIHAQMPQSTLRIMESEGHCIHMTHPALVLREIQAWLDD